Proteins found in one Salvia miltiorrhiza cultivar Shanhuang (shh) unplaced genomic scaffold, IMPLAD_Smil_shh fragScaff_scaffold_60_2, whole genome shotgun sequence genomic segment:
- the LOC131003024 gene encoding uncharacterized protein LOC131003024 codes for MPGEMQGDAADRELAIPEGSRVRLNSVVRRERVDESDSQSVSIVFEEGRPKKRTRLKKQVSQLKHQLENLEESLREKSRREDKEQRSERSYRAEKSHRSEKSRYTERAEERELEFSSGRPGHRAHKRHDRDMPRDRREQGRYKEDKRAKTSRSTDSLPTSVCEFAEGRKVSPFADGYQAGSR; via the exons ATGCCTGGAGAAATGCAAGGGGACGCTGCTGACAGAGAACTAGCTATCccagaggggagccgtgttAGGCTTAATAGTGTTGTCAGGAGGGAacgggttgacgagtctgacagtcaatccgtctccATTGTGTTTGAGGAAGGGAGACCGAAGAAGAGGACACGGTTGAAGAAGCAAGTGTCACAATTGAAACATCAACTTGAGAATCTGGAGGAAtcgctgagggagaaatcccggagggaaGACAAGGAACAGAGATCTGAGCGGTCctacagagcagagaagtctcACCGCTCGGAAAAATCACGGTATACCGAAAGAGCAGAAGAAAGGGAGCTGGAGTtttcctctggcaggccaggGCACCGGGCTCATAAACGTCATGACCGGGATATGCCAAGGGACAGAAGGGAACAGGGAAGATATAAGGAAGACAAGAGGGCTAAGACTTCAAG ATCTACAGACTCGCTTCCTACGTCAGTTTGCGAGTTCGCGGAGGGTAGGaaagtcagccctttcgctgatggatatcaagCAGGATCAAGGTGA